A genomic region of Desulfallas thermosapovorans DSM 6562 contains the following coding sequences:
- a CDS encoding DUF3243 domain-containing protein: MDFNFRQNVNTDWPTWKNYLKNAMEFAEELGIAREKINSLAYQVGDLLAQSVPPSNPEQQAIKELWQVADPNERQVLARLMTKVVSQ, translated from the coding sequence ATGGACTTCAATTTTCGTCAAAACGTCAACACCGATTGGCCAACCTGGAAGAATTATTTAAAGAACGCTATGGAGTTTGCCGAGGAACTTGGCATTGCAAGGGAGAAAATTAATTCACTGGCTTACCAGGTGGGAGACCTGCTGGCTCAAAGCGTGCCCCCGTCTAACCCGGAACAGCAGGCCATCAAGGAGTTGTGGCAGGTAGCTGACCCCAACGAGCGACAAGTCCTGGCCCGTTTAATGACCAAAGTGGTCAGCCAGTAA